The following are encoded together in the Lathyrus oleraceus cultivar Zhongwan6 chromosome 3, CAAS_Psat_ZW6_1.0, whole genome shotgun sequence genome:
- the LOC127132364 gene encoding probable linoleate 9S-lipoxygenase 5 → MFDKIMDVLSGHDENKNMVRGKVVLMKKNVLDFDDLSASIIDNIHELLGKKVSLRLVSDVKLDHGNGMRGKLGKHAYLEDWITTNTSLTAGESTFKVTFDSDDVDDIGTPGAFLIKNNHHSEFYLKSLTLENFPGQGVIHFICNSWVYPTRKYEKYRVFFANKTYLLSETPKGLVKYREEELETLRGNGSNVQLEEWDRVYDYAYYNDLADPDKGSDYVRPVLGGSSEYPYPRRGRTSRPPAKSDANSESRLKLAMSLDIYVPRDERFGHIKLADFLAYALKAIAQVIQPELESLFDNTPNEFDTFEDVLKLYEGGIKVPEGVLKGIRDKIPAEMLKEILRTDGERLLKYPVPQVIKEDKSAWRTDEEFAREMLAGVNPVIICSLQKFPPTSNLDPKIYGDQSSTIKKEHIENNLDGLTIDEAIAQKKLFILDHHDALMPYLRRINSTSTKTYASRTILFLQNNGTLKPLAIELSLPHPEDDQLGATSEVYIPAENGVGNSVWQLAKAYVAVNDSGYHQLISHWLHTHAAIEPFVISANRQLSVLHPIHKLLHPHFRDTMNINALARQILINAGGILEATVFPAKYSMEMSSAVYKDWTFPEQALPVDLIKRGMAVEDSTSPHGLRLLINDYPYAVDGLEIWFAISTWVQDYCSFYYKTDETVKKDVELQSWWKELVEKGHGDKKDEAWWPKMQTVKELIDTCTIIIWIASALHAAVNFGQYPYAGYLPNRPTISRKFMPVKGTGDYDELVANPDKAFLKTITAELQTLVGISLIEILSTHSSDEVYLGQRDAENWTNDAEALEAFEKFGKKLKEIEERIVAMNGDVSLKNRVGEVKVPYTLLYPTGENGLSGKGIPNSVSI, encoded by the exons atgTTTGATAAGATTATGGATGTTCTGAGTGGCCATGATGAGAACAAGAACATGGTGAGAGGAAAAGTGGTTTTGATGAAGAAAAATGTGTTGGATTTTGATGATTTAAGTGCTTCTATCATTGATAATATTCATGAACTTTTGGGGAAGAAGGTTTCTCTTCGACTTGTAAGTGATGTTAAACTTGATCATG GCAATGGCATGAGAGGAAAACTTGGGAAGCATGCATATTTGGAGGACTGGATTACCACAAACACATCATTGACAGCAGGCGAATCGACATTCAAAGTTACATTCGATTCGGACGATGTCGATGATATCGGAACTCCAGGAGCATTTCTAATCAAGAATAATCATCATAGTGAATTCTACTTAAAAAGCTTGACACTAGAAAATTTTCCAGGCCAAGGTGTTATTCATTTCATCTGCAACTCTTGGGTATACCCTACACGAAAATACGAAAAGTATCGCGTTTTCTTCGCGAACAAG ACGTATCTTCTAAGTGAAACGCCGAAGGGACTTGTTAAGTATAGAGAAGAGGAACTAGAGACTTTAAGAGGGAATGGAAGTAATGTGCAACTGGAAGAATGGGATAGAGTTTATGATTATGCATACTACAATGATTTGGCTGATCCTGATAAAGGTTCAGACTATGTTCGACCGGTTCTTGGAGGGTCTAGCGAATATCCTTACCCTCGGAGGGGAAGGACTAGTAGACCGCCCGCCAAGTCAG ATGCTAATAGTGAGAGTCGATTGAAGCTTGCGATGAGCTTAGACATCTATGTTCCGAGAGATGAAAGATTCGGTCATATCAAATTGGCAGACTTTCTGGCTTATGCATTGAAAGCTATTGCTCAAGTTATCCAACCCGAACTCGAATCTCTATTTGACAATACTCCTAATGAGTTTGATACCTTTGAAGATGTACTTAAACTCTATGAGGGTGGAATTAAGGTACCCGAGGGTGTTCTTAAGGGGATTAGAGATAAAATCCCTGCGGAGATGCTCAAGGAAATTCTTCGAACGGACGGTGAAAGATTGCTCAAATATCCCGTTCCTCAAGTGATTAAAG AGGATAAATCTGCATGGAGAACCGATGAGGAATTCGCTAGAGAAATGCTGGCTGGTGTTAATCCTGTCATAATCTGTTCCCTGCAGAAATTCCCACCAACATCGAATCTCGATCCTAAAATCTACGGCGATCAATCTAGTACAATAAAGAAAGAACACATTGAGAACAACCTGGATGGACTCACAATTGACGAG GCAATTGCGCAAAAGAAGCTGTTTATATTGGATCACCACGACGCGCTAATGCCATACTTGAGAAGAATAAACTCAACTTCTACGAAGACTTACGCTAGCAGGACGATCCTATTCTTGCAAAACAACGGAACTTTGAAGCCATTGGCCATCGAACTGAGTTTGCCACATCCCGAAGACGATCAACTGGGCGCGACTAGTGAAGTCTACATTCCTGCAGAAAATGGCGTTGGAAATTCCGTCTGGCAGTTGGCTAAAGCTTATGTAGCTGTAAACGACTCCGGCTATCACCAACTTATCAGCCACTG GTTGCATACTCATGCGGCGATTGAGCCATTCGTTATATCTGCAAACAGGCAACTTAGCGTGCTTCACCCGATTCATAAACTATTGCACCCTCACTTCCGCGACACAATGAATATAAATGCACTCGCACGACAAATCCTCATCAATGCAGGTGGCATTCTAGAGGCCACAGTTTTTCCAGCCAAGTATTCGATGGAGATGTCATCCGCGGTTTATAAAGATTGGACTTTCCCCGAACAAGCACTACCGGTAGATCTTATCAAAAG AGGAATGGCTGTTGAAGATTCAACGTCACCGCACGGTCTTCGATTATTGATCAACGATTACCCTTACGCGGTCGACGGGCTAGAGATTTGGTTTGCCATCAGCACATGGGTTCAAGACTATTGTTCCTTCTACTACAAGACCGATGAAACAGTGAAAAAAGATGTAGAACTACAATCTTGGTGGAAGGAATTAGTCGAAAAAGGCCACGGCGACAAGAAAGACGAGGCGTGGTGGCCGAAGATGCAAACAGTTAAAGAGTTGATTGACACTTGCACAATCATTATATGGATTGCTTCCGCGCTACACGCGGCTGTAAACTTCGGACAGTATCCTTATGCAGGTTACTTACCAAACCGTCCAACGATAAGTCGAAAATTCATGCCTGTGAAAGGAACCGGAGATTATGACGAACTCGTGGCGAATCCTGATAAGGCCTTCTTGAAAACAATCACAGCGGAATTGCAGACACTCGTTGGCATTTCGCTTATAGAAATATTGTCTACACATTCTTCTGATGAGGTGTATCTTGGACAAAGAGATGCTGAGAATTGGACAAATGATGCAGAGGCATTGGAAGCATTTGAGAAATTTGGAaagaagttgaaggaaattgAAGAGAGAATTGTAGCTATGAATGGTGATGTTAGTTTGAAAAATAGAGTTGGAGAAGTTAAAGTTCCATACACTTTGCTTTATCCTACTGGTGAAAATGGATTAAGTGGCAAAGGGATTCCCAATAGTGTCTCCATATGA